The window GCATCCCCACCGATACCAGAACTAAAAGCGCGCCTGTGGACTGGCCGATCTTATCCGATATCGCTTTTTGCAGATCGGACCAGGTGTAGCCGAGGTAATAGGCGACGATCGCCGCCACCACGCTCGGCAGCAACAGGATGATGGGGATCGGTAATTTCAGTATCGGAAATCCTACCCCGACGAAAAACAGCATTGCGATCATTGGTAAAAGGGCGACAAACATAGTGGGACGGCGTATCTCTTTTGACGGATGACTCTTATTGGCCTCAGTCATGAGCCTATGAAACAAACTCTGTAAATAAAGAAATCGCCCAAAAAGGCCTTCTGTGATAAATTAAAATTACTTACAGGAGGCCTTTAAAATGGCAAAAGATAAGAAGATTACTCACAAAGTTCAGATGACAGACGGGAAAAGAGATATCATCAGATACCTACTTCAGGAATACGATATCAAATCTGCAAAGGATATCCAGGATGCGCTGAAAGATCTTCTGGGGGGTACGATTAAAGAGATGATGGAGACTGAGATGGACGAACATCTCGGTTATAAGAAATCTCAGCGTTCAGAAGGCAGCGACTACCGCAACGGATACAAACAAAAGCATGTAAACTCAAGTTTTGGAGAGTTTTGCATAGACGTTCCTCAGGACAGGGAATCCAGCTTCGATCCTAAGATAGTAAGAAAGCGACAAAAAGATATTTCCGAGATAGACCAGAAAATAATATCTATGTACGCTAAAGGAATGACTACCCGTCAGATATCGGCAACGATACAGGATATTTACGGGTTCGACGTTTCAGAAGGCTTCATATCGGATGTGACTGACAAGATAATGCCGCAGATCGAAGAATGGCAGAACAGGGCACTCTCCGAAGTCTATCCCATTGTTTTTATAGATGCGATTCATTATTCTGTCAGGGAAGATAACGCTGTAAAGAAGCTCGCAGCCTATGTAATACTTGGAATCAACAGCAACGGTATAAAAGAAGTGCTTTGTCTGCAGGTGGGAGAAAATGAAAGCGCCAAATACTGGCTGACAGTCCTGAATTCCCTGAAGAACCGTGGTGTAAAGGATATCTTCATTCTCTGTGCAGACGGCCTTAGCGGAATGCGCGAAGCAGTAGAAAGTGCGTTCCCGCAGACTGAATACCAGCGCTGCCTTATACATCAGGTCAGGAGCACTATGAAATATGTGGTTGAAAAAGACCGCAAAGAATTTGCCGCAGACCTAAAAACAATATATCAAGCTCCCGACGAGTCCCATGCGCTGGAAGCGAGGGAGCATGTTGCTGAGAAGTGGGGATTAAAATATGCAAATGCAGTGAAGGGGTGGGAGCGCAACTGGGATACGATCTCTCCGA is drawn from Cloacibacillus porcorum and contains these coding sequences:
- a CDS encoding IS256 family transposase, with the translated sequence MAKDKKITHKVQMTDGKRDIIRYLLQEYDIKSAKDIQDALKDLLGGTIKEMMETEMDEHLGYKKSQRSEGSDYRNGYKQKHVNSSFGEFCIDVPQDRESSFDPKIVRKRQKDISEIDQKIISMYAKGMTTRQISATIQDIYGFDVSEGFISDVTDKIMPQIEEWQNRALSEVYPIVFIDAIHYSVREDNAVKKLAAYVILGINSNGIKEVLCLQVGENESAKYWLTVLNSLKNRGVKDIFILCADGLSGMREAVESAFPQTEYQRCLIHQVRSTMKYVVEKDRKEFAADLKTIYQAPDESHALEAREHVAEKWGLKYANAVKGWERNWDTISPIFKFSCQVRKVIYTTNAIESLNSTYRRLNSQRSVFPSAGALLKALYLATFEATKKWSMPVRNWRSILGELAVMYEGRMPE